In Choloepus didactylus isolate mChoDid1 chromosome 25 unlocalized genomic scaffold, mChoDid1.pri SUPER_25_unloc2, whole genome shotgun sequence, one genomic interval encodes:
- the LOC119525624 gene encoding LOW QUALITY PROTEIN: ceramide glucosyltransferase-like (The sequence of the model RefSeq protein was modified relative to this genomic sequence to represent the inferred CDS: substituted 1 base at 1 genomic stop codon), whose product MALLDLALEGMAVFGFILFLVLWLMHFMAIIYTRLHLNKKATDKQPYSKLPGVSLLKPLKGVDPNLINNLETFFELDYPKYEVLLCVQDHDDPAIDVCKKLLGKYPNVDARLFIGGEKVGINPKINNLMPGYEVAKYDLIWICDSGIRVIPDTLTDMVNQMTEKVGLVHGLPXVADRQGFAATLEQVYFGTSHPRSYISANVTGFKCVTGMSCLMRKDVLDQAGGLIAFAQYIAEDYFMAKAIADRGWRFAMSTQVAMQNSGSYSISQFQSRMIRWTKLRINMLPATIICEPISECFVASLIIGWAAHHVFRWDIMVFFMCHCLTWFIFDYIQLRGVQGGTLCFSKLDYAVAWFIRESMTIYIFLSALWDPPISWRTGRYRLRCGGTAEEILDV is encoded by the exons ATGGCGCTGCTGGACCTGGCCCTGGAGGGAATGGCCGTCTTTGGGTTCATCCTTTTCTTGGTGCTGTGGCTGATGCATTTCATGGCCATTATCTACACCCGATTACACCTTAACAAGAAGGCCACTGACAAACAGCCATATAGCAAGCTCCCAGGTGTCTCTCTTCTGAAACCACTGAAAGGGGTAGACCCTAACCTAATCAACAACTTGGAAACATTCTTTGAATTGGATTATCCCAAATATGAAGTTCTCCTTTGTGTACAAGATCATGACGATCCAGCCATTGATGTGTGCAAGAAGCTTcttggaaaatatccaaatgttgATGCTCGTTTGTTTATAGGTGGCGAAAAGGTTGGCATTAAtcctaaaattaataatttaatgcCAGGATATGAAGTTGCAAAGTATGATCTTATATGGATTTGTGATAGTGGAATAAGAGTAATTCCAGACACACTTACTGACATGGTTAACCAAATGACAGAGAAAGTAGGCTTGGTTCATGGGCTGCCTTAAGTAGCGGACAGACAGGGCTTTGCCGCCACATTAGAACAGGTGTATTTTGGAACTTCACATCCAAGGTCCTATATCTCTGCTAATGTAACTGGTTTCAAATGTGTGACAGGAATGTCTTGTTTAATGAGAAAGGATGTATTAGATCAAGCAGGAGGGCTTATAGCTTTTGCTCAGTACATTGCTGAAGATTACTTTATGGCCAAAGCGATAGCTGACCGAGGTTGGAGGTTTGCAATGTCCACTCAAGTTGCAATGCAAAACTCTGGCTCATATTCAATTTCTCAGTTTCAATCCAGAATGATCAGGTGGACCAAATTGCGAATTAACATGCTTCCTGCTACAATAATCTGTGAACCAATTTCAGAATGCTTTGTTGCCAGTTTAATTATTGGATGGGCAGCCCACCATGTATTCAGATGGGACATTATGGTGTTTTTCATGTGTCATTGTCTGACATGGTTTATATTTGACTACATTCAACTCAGGGGTGTCCAG gGTGGCACACTGTGTTTTTCAAAACTTGATTATGCAGTAGCTTGGTTCATCCGCGAATCCATgacaatatacatttttttgtcGGCATTATGGGATCCTCCTATAAGCTGGAGAACTGGTCGCTACAGATTGCGTTGTGGAGGTACAGCAGAGGAAATCCTAGATGTATAA